Part of the Caulifigura coniformis genome, ACACGCCAGGCGGGCGCGGGCGGGGAGGGGCGACCGATGGCAAGCTGCAACGGCTCACCGGCGATAGACTTCCGAGCTTGAGCCAAATCCCGAAAGTGCCCGCTTGCCATCGGGTATGCGCTTTGCCACAGTGCAATTCATGCTCACGATAGGCGACGACCTTCTGCCGCAGACGGATCTGACGTACTTCGCGTTTCGGGTCGCGTTCTGCGACACGCTTGAACGCATCACGCTGGCCGAGCAGGCCCGCATGGGGCACGAGGTGACCCTGGGCTACCTCACGGAGGTCCCGTTCCTCAGGAACGTCGCTCCGCGGGTGCAGCTCGATCTCCTCCTGGAGACCTGGGACCGCCATTACTCGGCGGAAAAGCTGACCGGCACGCTGATGGACGAGGCGGTGATCTACGCCGCATGTGAGACGTCGGCCCGCACGGTGAAGGCGGACGGAAAGTCGATCCGGAGGTTTCTGCGGGGCGGACCGCGTCCATTGTTTCCCGTCCTCGACGATCGACTGGCGGAGTCGCTCCACGCGCTTCACGTCAATCTCTCGAGCCAGGGTGACTTCCTCCTGATCAGCCAGTTCCAGGATCTCCCGGCCGACGAGGCCCGGGTGCTGAAGGCCAAGTTCCGGCTGGAAGATTCCGCCTGCGAGCCGCTGTTTGAAGCGCTGGGGCGCTGGCATGTGAATCCGGGGTTCGTGGCACGGGCGAAAGGCCTGCTGACCGGTCCCGAGGCGACGAAGGTTGCCGGGATTCTGCAACTTCCCCCGCATCCCCAGGCGGCGAATTAGCTCGCGTTCGATTCACGCAAATCGAACGCGGTGACACGAGGAACGTTCCCGGTCTCCAGGACAGCGGGGGCCTGGCGGCGTACCTCGACGCTGCAGTGAATCGCTTCTGCCCTGCTGAGCTTCGGTCGGTGTCTGGGCCACTCACATCGTTCACCTTGATCCGTCGTCGCTCATCTGACTGCGTTCCGGGCTGGGGTATCAACGGAAACGTCGCGGTCGGGAACAGGCTCCCGACCGCGACGTGTTCGAATTCCGATCTCGCGTCAATCAGCGACGCGGTCCGCGTGAACCACGTCCGCCGCCGCCGCGGTGTCCACCACCACCGCCGCCGCCGCGGCCTCCCCCTCCTGAACGTCCGCCGCCGCCGCTGCCCGCGGCGCGACGTGGAAGATGGAGATAGGAGATCGCTTCGTCCCATGTCGGAACGTCGCCGTAGTCGACCGGAACAACCGCCGGGAAATCACTGCGGGATTCCTCGGATGAGCCGCGACGCCGGCGCGGCTCGCGCTCGGCTCCTGCAGCGACCGGTTCTTCCTGGCGACGGGGGCGCTCGCCCCGGCCGCGGCCTCGATCCGTCTGCGGTTCACGTCCGCCGCGGTCCTCGCGTTCGGACCGTTCGCGACGCGGAGGCCGGCCGCCACGATCTTCACCGCGGGGGCGTTCCGCGTACTCCTGGCGGCGCCGCGGAGACTCTTCGAGACCGGCGCCGAAATCGTCGCCTGCAGCGTCTTCGGCTTCAATGAAACCGGTCGGCTCCGTCGAGAGGCTTTCGACATCCCGTTCGGCCGCTTCCTCACGACGTCCGCGACCGCGACCTCGTCCGCGCCGACGGGGGCGACGCTCACCCTCGGGCTGCGTCTCTTCGGGGCGATCTTCGAAGTCGTCAAAGCTGGCGGACGCCGGCGCCGGGGCCTTCCACAGGCCTTCGCCGAAGCCGTCGTCATCTTCCTCCGAGGATTGGCTGGGAACGTCGGCCGAAGCAGGCCGCTCGGACCGAGGGCGTTCCGAACGTCGACGGCCACGTGGTTCGTCCCCCCGGGCGGCGGTTCGTTCGCCGGGCGAGCGCTCACCCTGTGCGGGCCGGTCTTCGCGCGCCGGGCGTTCCGAACGGCGGGGCCGTTCTTCCCGTGAGGGGCGCTCCTGCGACGAGCGTTCCTGGGTCGGCTGTTCACGCGCCGGCCGTTCCCGGCGGCGGCCCCGCTCGGGACGGGGACTTTCGTCTCCGGCCGAGTCGAATCGGGCTTCCGAAGCCGGTGCTTCCGGCTCGGGGCGACGCTCAGGACGCTCGGAGCGTTCCGGGCGACCGCCGCGATCACGATCACGGCCGCGCTCGGGGCGACCTCGACCACCGCGTTCCGGACGTCCGCCGCGCGATCCCGATCGATCTCCGCGGGGAGCCGAGGGCGAGGTCTCGCTGCTGCTCTCTTCCCAGTCCCAGCCTTCGAGGGCGTTCCAGAAACTGTCCTTGGCGGTGTCGCTGGCTGGCGCTTCCGCGGCTTCCTGTTCGGCGGCGGCCTCGACGGGGGGCTTGGGCTCTTCCCGGCGACGTTCGTTACGGGCAGGGCGTTCCGAGCGTGCCGGTCGTTCCGACTTCGCGGGCTCGGACTTCACGGATTCCGACTTCCTGCCGCGCGCGCTGTCCGGACGTGCAGCACGGGCCGGTTTCGGTTCCGAGTCGAGCAGGCCGAAACCAAAGTCGTCATCGGCGTCTCCGACAGGGCTGGCCTCGAGCGGCTGCTCCCAGACCTGGCTGTCGTCTTCCGGCTCGTCTTCGTGGGCTTCCGCAATGGGCGCGGCCGGCTCGGGTTCGACATCCAGGCCGTCGAAATCAAGGGGATCGTCGTCAATCGGCGCAGGGGACAGCCCGCCGTCACTGCCGAGGAGATCGTCTGCGAGCGCCTCCCAGTTGTCGTCCGGGCGCTTCTTCTGAAATGGATCGTTCATGCGATGACACTATCCCTCGCGCGTGCCGAATTCAAGATCGGCCAGCGATTGAGAATTGCGGCCAATTCACTGGCATGGCTGTCGACAAATCCCCAAGATTCGCGCCATGAATCCTCAAGACCCCCGACAAACGGAATTCGGACTCGTCCGCGACATGCTCGCGGCGGTGGATGTCCTCAAGAACTTCGACCCGGCTGTCATCGAGCCGATTGTCGAACCGGTTCGGCAGGCCGGTCGGCTCATGCTGACCGGTGAAGGTTCGAGCCGGATTTTCCCCGCCAAGAACGCGATGGTCCACGCGCGCCGCCAGGGAGATGCGCTGGCGATCGCGACCGAGGCGGCCAGCCAGGCCTCGGAATACGATCTCTCAAATTCGGCCGTCTGCGGAGTTTCCAATTCCGGCCGGACGGCGGAAGTGATCCGGCTGTTCCATAAGCTGAAGAGCGGTGGGCACTCAAAGCGTTTCAGCATCACTGCGCACGCCGGTTCGACTCTCGAATCGATCGCCGATGTCGCCTTCACGCTGAAATGTGGTGGTGAATCGGCGGTGGCGGCGACCAAAAGCGTTCTCGAACAAGCCCTGCATCACCGGGCGCTGGTCGATGCAGTCGCTGGCCGTCCTCTGCCGCGGGCCCGCCTGGGCGAAGTCGCCGACATGGTGCGAAGCGCCCTGACGACCGAAATCGACCCCGCGCTGACCGCGCGAATCGCATCTGCCGGCACCATCTACTGGGCCGGTCGCAATGACGGCGTCGCCGAAGAACTGACGCTCAAGACCAACGAGATCACCCGAAAGCCCGCTGATTTCCTGCCGGGAACCTATGCGGCCCATGGGGTCGAAGAGGTGATGCAGGGCGGGGACGTGCTCTTGTGGGTCAGCCCGTTCGAAGACGCGGAAGCGAAGTTTGCGGATGTGCTCGAAAAGGGAGTCGGGATGACGATCATCGCGATCTCGTCCCGTCCGACACGCTTCCCGACGATTCTCGTGCCGGATGCGGGGGATCTGAGCGGCTACGTCGAAATGGCCGCCGGCTGGAACGTCCTCGTCGCGACGGGACTGAAGCTCGGCATCAATCTCGACAAGCCGCAGCGGGCCCGAAAAGTTGGGAACGAGTTCACCGGCTGAGGCCGGCGTGACTCAGTCGAGCCCGATGACTGTTCGAAGAGCGGCCCGCCAACCGAAACGGGCCGCTTTTTTTCGGCCCTGAGACTTGGTGACGGTCGCGGACGGTGCATGCGTCAACGACTCAGGAAGCGAGCGGTTTCTTCCTTCGGCGGCGAGCGACCACCGCGCCCCCGACGAGCGTACAGAGCAGAAATGAACCCGGTTCCGGCACCGCCGCCGGCGCATCCACTATGAGTGAAACGCTGTCGACTTCGAGGTGCATCGGGCTCATTGCAGTCGCCTCGAAGATCAGGCTGAAGGATTCGCCGACCGCGAGCGACTGCAGAAAGCCGAGGACATTGACGCTCAATGTCTGGGGGGCTTGTACGAGATCGCCACTGTTTTTGGTGAAAGCAACCTGCTCATTACCGCTTTGCGTCGCTCGCAGTAGCACTCTGAACTGCTGACCAGGTCCCCAGTCTGCGATCGCTGAATCGAGGTAGTGCGTCCAACTCAACGTTCCGGAGGTTGTCAGCGCCGGGGTGGGAGTTATCGGCCCGATTCCGGTATGGAGTGACATCGTCCCGGGGGTGAACGGCTCGTCGATGTCAGTCAGCAGGTAGCCGACGCCGTCATTGGCCCCCGTATTTAACACCAACAGTGTCGGAGGTTCGGTCGCCCACACCCAATTGCCGGCAGCCGGGTCGGATGTCGTTACTTCCCAGCTATGGAGATTGGAGTTATCGGAATAGAAATTCCCGTTCGCTATCACCTGGACGATGTCCGCGCGGGATTCACTCGCGGCGCAGATGCTGAGCAGCGTGAGCAGGATTCGGAATTTCATGGAGAGTGGCC contains:
- a CDS encoding SIS domain-containing protein; this translates as MNPQDPRQTEFGLVRDMLAAVDVLKNFDPAVIEPIVEPVRQAGRLMLTGEGSSRIFPAKNAMVHARRQGDALAIATEAASQASEYDLSNSAVCGVSNSGRTAEVIRLFHKLKSGGHSKRFSITAHAGSTLESIADVAFTLKCGGESAVAATKSVLEQALHHRALVDAVAGRPLPRARLGEVADMVRSALTTEIDPALTARIASAGTIYWAGRNDGVAEELTLKTNEITRKPADFLPGTYAAHGVEEVMQGGDVLLWVSPFEDAEAKFADVLEKGVGMTIIAISSRPTRFPTILVPDAGDLSGYVEMAAGWNVLVATGLKLGINLDKPQRARKVGNEFTG
- a CDS encoding PEP-CTERM sorting domain-containing protein (PEP-CTERM proteins occur, often in large numbers, in the proteomes of bacteria that also encode an exosortase, a predicted intramembrane cysteine proteinase. The presence of a PEP-CTERM domain at a protein's C-terminus predicts cleavage within the sorting domain, followed by covalent anchoring to some some component of the (usually Gram-negative) cell surface. Many PEP-CTERM proteins exhibit an unusual sequence composition that includes large numbers of potential glycosylation sites. Expression of one such protein has been shown restore the ability of a bacterium to form floc, a type of biofilm.) — protein: MKFRILLTLLSICAASESRADIVQVIANGNFYSDNSNLHSWEVTTSDPAAGNWVWATEPPTLLVLNTGANDGVGYLLTDIDEPFTPGTMSLHTGIGPITPTPALTTSGTLSWTHYLDSAIADWGPGQQFRVLLRATQSGNEQVAFTKNSGDLVQAPQTLSVNVLGFLQSLAVGESFSLIFEATAMSPMHLEVDSVSLIVDAPAAVPEPGSFLLCTLVGGAVVARRRRKKPLAS